From Solibaculum mannosilyticum:
CACTAGATTTAGTAAGACTTGATGAAGAGTATGAAGCAATATTGTCTGCTGTTGGCATTATGGTGGATCGAAACGATAATGTAGGAATCTATTTTGACAACGACGTGATCCATGTTTATCATCCAGATGGAACCTTTTATTACGGCTTTCGTTTCAATACCGAAGGTTCTTATGTCTCCGATTTTGATTCAGTGGGTAATGTTATAATTGCAGGCGTTCGCCAAGACAATATTTACTGTTTTAATTCTGATGGAGATCTCGTAAGGGAAACTCCTAAAGAGGCAATGTTTTTAAATTATGAGGAAGAGAGTGATTATTTTGATTGCCGACGCAAAATCAAAAAGGTCGAGTGTGACGGGTTTACCTATGTATTCAAAAATACATTTTGGCATAAACAGCTTGTGAAAATAATGGATGATGGGACAGAAATCGTTTTTTATGATTCTGGAGTTTCTCAGATAATTCTTTTACTTGTGGTTGGCATCGTGATATTATTATTTTTCACATTAGTGTTGATTAAAGCAATTAAATATATTTCTCAGCAAAGCCGTGAGTATTACTTAAATGGTGAGCGTGATACGGTAAAGCTGAGGTGGAAGTAGACTAGGAAAGTAGGGGCATATTATGTATATTAATACGCCCCTACTTTGTTTTTTTGAGATTTCAACGATCTTGTCAACAGCTCCGATCCATCCGGCATGTCCGAGTTCCAGGATAACTATATGCGTTGGGAACGTGACAAGTGGGGTTCTGGCAAACAGCAAGAATATATGCGGGCTGAGATAGAGGCTTACAACCAGAGTGTTCTTCACCCTAAAAAACAAAATCAGAATTATTTTGAGAAAAATAAGAAGAAACAACCTGGTTCTTCTTCAAAAAATGGTGCAAGTAAAAGCCTTACTTTTCTGGGAGATTTTCTTGGAAATAAAAACTCCGGAATTGCTGCACTTGCCGATTTTGGAGGAAAGTCATCTGGGGATGGTGCTGGGCTTGCGTTTACAACCTTTACATTTGTTGAATCAGCTATATGTTTTACAGCTGCACATTGGGTAAATGAAGATCTTCAGTATTCCGAAAAACTTCTTATGACTAATTATGAAAAATTAGCTGCTGGAGGTGGAATTTTGTTAGCCTATGGTATGGCAAACATATGGAATCCAATGGGATGGGGAACTTTAGTAGCATCCACATTGATCATGACAATGTATTCTCTTACAACAGGAGAATTGCGTAACCAACTTCTAGATGTTATTGAATATTCTAAAGATCCCCATGCTAAAATGAGAAAACTTCTAGAAGGTTAACAGGAGGATAAAATCATGCAAGAACCAGAAGAAAACAAACGTCATTGGGGGGCTAAATCCTATAAAAGTCTATGGATTTTACCGTTAATAGCTTTTATTGCTATCTTTTTTCTTGCTTCATCAAGAAATTACATTTTTGAGTGGCAGAAAGAAAAAGACCTGCAAGCATTAGGGATGATTATGAAGGGAGGATTTTTGTACGCTCTGCTTTGGTTGGTTATGCCTGCAACCATTGCAGACTATGTAGGCTTAGTCCGCCGAGAAAAAACCGATCACAAATGGTGGAAGATTATCTCTTTGGTTGCAATTGAACTTGCCTGTATTATTTTCGGAACTTATGTTTTCTTTTTCTCCTGAAATACAACTTTTACTATTCCACATACCTCTTCCGGTATATCTGAATGCCAGGACAACTTATATACGTTTGGCTGCTGAAAGAAGAGAATATCGGAAATGTTTTAGTTCTGAGAAACAGGAAGAGTAAGGAGGTTAACTATGGAAAACCCTAAAAAAAAACAATCCTGAAAAAGGAGCTAAATCTTATAAAAGCCTATGGATTACTGAATGTATCTTTTGGTGCCTGATTCCCTTCTATTTTTATATGCGATGGATTATGCGGGATCCAGATTGGGTACACGGAAGAGCTTTTGGCCATATTTGTATATTTTATGGAGTTTTTGTAATTGGCATTGTCTGTATGGGAACTTGGGGCATTATCACTGATTATAAAGGCTTGGTACGTCGTGGTAAAACAGAACACAAACCATGGAAACTTGCTTCTCTCCTTATTGTCAATACCATTTATCTTCTTATATCGTCATATATCCTATTTATCTATCACTAATATAGAAAAAGGAGGAGCCTATCTTGTTAGATGGGCTTCTCCTTTACGATACAATTGACGGGATTTACGATTTTATTTTAGGGTGGTAAAAGATGAAAAAAATATTTTCTATTTTTGTGTTATTAGTCGTCGTAACAACATTAGGATATTTATCCGTTTCTGCCAATGAGCTTGATATGGAGAGAGTAGAGGAAGAATACCATGGCGCTGCCAAAGCAATCAGTATCGCAGCCGATTCTAAAGGAAATGTTGCTCTGTATTTTGACGATGACGTCATCAATGTTTACCATCCAGATGGAACATTCTTTTACGGATTAAAGCTCGATGTAGCTTCTTATGTCTGCGATTTTGATTCAGAGGATAATCTCATCGTCTTTGCCACTAGAACAGATTACATCTATTACTTTAATTCAAAAGGAGAATGTGTCAAACAAGTATATAAAGATGATTTCATGGATCCTGGCGCCCTCGACAAGTATTACCGAGAAAGAATGAGCCTACGAGAAATTGATGAAGATGGATTCCAGTATATTTTGGAGGCATCCTATGGCAAAACCAAGCTCATCCAACAGATGGACGATGGTTCAGAGCGAGTTCTGTATGAAACAGAAGGTTCTACTGTAATAGGAAAAACTATTTTTGGCGGGGTTATTGCGATTTTATTTATCTCTCTTTTTGGCCTTGGAATATTCCAGGTGTATCGGTTTTATAAAAACAGCAGGAACAAAAAGGATAGCGCCGATATATTCTCCCGATAATCGTCCCATCTGCTCAAAACCAACAACTAAAGATAAGCTCCTGGATTAAGATCCAGGAGCTTATCTTGTCTCTATGCATTCTTCCGTGGTTTTGTCCTCCCTCAGCCCCTTAAAGACCGGCTGCCGCATCCCGCCATTTGCCGTCTTCTCCATATAGCTGACGGTGCATACCATGGAGGGCCCAATCCACACAGCATCTTCGTTTCCATGCCCTTGGGGAACCTCAAGGGGCGGGCCAGACGCCTGTGGCTGTTCCAAAATCTTATGAAAGGGCGCTCCCCCTACGCCAAGGGTCACATGGCCTTTGTAAACCAGCCCTCCCGTTTCTGCGTATTGCCCCAGCACCAGGCTGGTCATGTGGTTGTCCTTCTGGATGTAGCCGCATACCACAAAGTCCTCGTCCTGGAGGTTTTTGATCTTTACCCAGTCCTTGGTCCGTTTGCCCTGGATGTAGATGCTTTCTTTCCTTTTAGCAACAATGCCTTCCAACTGTTGTTGCTTGGCCAGCTCGTACAGCGCAGCACCCTTACCTTCAAAATACCGGGATACCGCAATCCTTTCGTTCTCCTTGACTGCTTGTTTTAAGATCCGTTTTCGCTCCATGAGAGGTTGGAACATCAAATCCTGCCCATCCGCCCAAAGGCAATCAAAGGCCACAAAGGTGGCCGGGTGTTTCTTGGCCGCCAGTTCCAGACGGAACCGGTTGCCCATCAGGCTACGGCGCTGGATTTCATAGAAATTTGGTTTCCCATCTACCAGTACCAGCAGCTCCCCATCCAGGATGCATTTCTTTTTGACCTGCCGGTGCAGCTGCCATAGTTCCGGTACCTTTGGATTCAGGATCATGTTCCGTTTGTTGCGGAGCTCCGTGGTTTTCCCTTTCGGGTCCAAATAGGCAATGCAGCGTTCCCCATCCCACTTCACTTCATAAAGATAACCGGGATGGTCAAAGGGGGCTGTATTTTCTGCAATCAGCATGGGATGCAAGTTTTTGCGGTCAAAAAGCGATTCCATAAAAATTTCTCCGTCATTCGATTAAGAAGCATTTCCGGCCTTGGCTGTTTTCTTCCTACCAGGACCTCTTTTGGACGGCGTTTTCCCTTTGTCCCCCATCTGCTTTAAAGAGGCTTCCAGCGCATCCATGATGTTGATGACGTTGGAGGGCTGCTGGCCGGGCGCTTCGGTAATCTCTTTCCCATTGATCTTTGCCTCGATGATTTCCCGAAGCCGCACCTGGTATTGATCGTGATAGAGGGTTGGATCGAAGGCTTGCGACATCCCCTTGACCAAGGCTTTGGCCATGGTGAGTTCTGCTTCCGGTAATTTTGGATGGGCCGGTTCCTTGGGCATCGCTTTTACCTCGTCGTGGAAAAAGAGGGTTTCCACTAAAATCCCCTGTTCGGTTGGGATCAGGCACAGCAGCTTTTCGCTCTGACCAATGACGCTTTTGGCAATGGCCACTTTCCCTTCCTCCAGCATGGCTTTACGGAGCAGCTCATAGGTTTTGTCCCCTCCAGCCTCCGGAACCGCATGATAGGTTTTGTCATAATAAATCGGACATATTTCATGGATGTCGGCAAAGTGTAGGATTTGGATGGTCCGGTCTTTAGGAGTTTTGGCCTTCTCGAAATCTTCGTCGGTCATTGTCACATACCGGCCGGGCTCAAACTCAAACCCCTTGACGATGTCTTGGCTCCCCACCTCTTTGCCGCAGCTTGCGCATACCTTATTGATAGTCCATACGAATATCAATATGGAGCTGCACTTGCTATTCTTGATACCCTAGCTACATATACCACTAAAATATGCGAAGAATCGTCCCTGTCACTTTCAGTCAAATATTCAGGAATGGTAACTAATCAGCCACATCAATTTTTAGAATTATGTGAGAATTATGTCATGAAAGCAATTCCTCGTGATTTGGTGCAACTAGATGAATTATGGGACAAGCTGGGTGAAATCAAAATTAATCTAGTCAATTTAACAAAAGTAGGAGCTGTATACCTGCTGGGATATCATCAGACGTTATCCTTATTGCAGAAAAAAGGGTATAAACATAGTTTTTGATATCCTAACTATGTATGGATTTATGTAATTCTTGACAGTTATTGAAGAAGCAGATATACTAAACATGTTTTAAGGTCTGATGGATTGCCCTTGTTATGAGGGTAGTGGTTTGATGTACGAGGCTGGGCGCAGTATGCCCAGCCTTGTTTTTTTATCTGCAAAATAATTACGGTAATGGCAAAGATCGACCGGCTTAGTGACATCTAAGCCGGTCTTTTTTTGTTTCATTATAAAAAACGATTAAGAAAGGACAGTGAAAAATGATTGCTTCCCCATCTATGGATACCAGAAAGGTAAAGGAACAATTAGATCTACAACGGAAAATTTGGAGTACACAAAGCTATGAACAGGCGCTGCATCTAATCGGCAGCTTTGTGGAACTCCAGGAGGTGCAATATTATGATCGTACAAATTAACAGGGAGCTTCTTCACCAGGCTGCGAAGGTCGCAGCAACGGCGGCCGTTGTCAACCGGGATATGCCGGAAATCAGCGGAATTTTAATGGAAGCAGATGAGGATATCGGAGAAATTCAACTGACGGGAACCAATATCCGCACTTTTATCCGCAAACGGCTGCAAGGGAAAGATGTGCATATCGAAAAAGGAGGCCGTATTGTTCTCAAAGCAAGGCTATTTGTAGAAATGCTTGCCCGGCTGGATGGAGAAGTGGTGTCTTTCAAACAGTATGGTCCGGAAGTTTGGATTTCTTCCGGTTCCGCCACCTATACGGTTGTGTCCATGTCGCCGGATGCATTTCCAAAATTCGACGTCCCCTTTCCGGAAGAGACGGTTTCCATCACAGGGATCCACAACCTGCTTCGTCGTGTCCTATATGCAGCTTCCTGCCAAGATAATCAGCCTACCTTACAGGGAATCTCCATAGACTTACAAAAGGAGTCGTCCCGTGCAAGCGCCGCCGATGGATACCGGATGGCCGCAGGTTATTCTCCGCATTGTTCGGATGGCGAACTACACGTGGTATTGCATAACAAGGCTGTACAAACTTTACTTAGGATTGCTCCAAAGAATGATCCTTTGTACGTAGGAGTTGTCAATCGATACGCCGTGTTTTTTAACCGGGAAATCTTATTTGCTACCATGCTTTTAAATGAGCCTCCTGTACCGATTAACGCCGTACTCTCTCATATCAAGCCTTCCGCCTATGCGCTGGTGGATGCAAAGAATTTTTTCTCCGCCTATTATGTAATTGCCAACAGCTTTCGAGCAACCGATGATCTATGTGTAAACCTGAAGGTTCTAGAAGCCACGGCCTTTATTGGCGCAGAAACGGGATCAGGAAAAGTGCAGGCGAAAGTAAAGGCAGAGAAGGCAAAACCGACTTCCCTAGAAGGATCCAACTATAGTCCTCGCTTGCTAGTCGATTTTCTCCAGCGCGCTTCCGGGCCTTTGGAGCTTATTTTTGACGAAACGGGCTTTCTGATCCTGAAGGCCAATCAGAGTTTTTGCGCCGTGCCTCCCCGCGGCCCTGCCAGGACACAAGCGCCGGAAAAGAAAAATGGAAAACAAGGTAAGAGAAAAGGAAAGAAAGAAGATATCGCCGCCTAGATCCATCTATAGAAAGGACAAAAACAGATGTTACGAGACAAGATGATCGCAATTATGGAGTATGTAAACAGCCAGGAAGCGGAACGGGAAGAGCTGGTACACGCCATTGCCCTGGCTTTGCTGACCAGAAAAAACCTATTCGTTTTAGGGGATACCGGGCAATCCAAATCCCATGCCGTTACTCTCTTTTGCCGGCAGATTGAGGACGCCAAAATGTTTCTGACGGTGATGAGCAAGCAGACCGACCAGGAGCAATTGTTCGGCCGATTGGATTTATCCAGCTTGATTCCGGGAAATGTATCCCAGCGGACCTTGGATCGGGATCTGGGGCTATGCCCAGCTTAAGGAACAGCTGGCATGCTGCCGTCAAAATCCTAACGATTTAACCGCTTTGAAGGCCGCTGCCCAAACCCAGCAGAAAATGGAGATTCTTCGCAAGTGCCTTAGCGAATGGCACGGTGGCCGTACCGAGTATCACTATCGGTAAGATTCCAGAAACCCATATATGCTTCCTGGATGAGCTGTTCAAGGCGAACGAGGGCCTTTTGGACTCCTTGCTGATGGCGCTTAACGAGCGCCAATATGTCAACGAAGGGGTTGTGATGTCCATTCCAGTTGTAAGCTTCTTTTCCGCCTCCAACGAAATCCCCAACTTTAACAATCCGGAAGAACGGATTCTCAAGGCCCTTTACGATCGGTTTGATCTAAAGGTACATACCCACTATGTTCAGAACAAAACAAAGCGAATAGAGGTTCTGCATAAGAAACAGGATACCTCTCCCCAAAAGCCCTTTGACGAAACTATTACCATGCAGGAACTTGTATTCATGCAGGATGAAGTCCGGCAAGTTACTATATCCAAAAGCATCAATGAGTTGTGGGACAATATCCTGTGTGAACTGCGTAAAAAGGAAATCCATGTGTCCGACCGTACCTACTTTAATTACAGTGAATTGGTCAAGGCCGAGGCATGGCTGCAAGGACGGGATCAGGTGCTGCCGGAAGACATGAGTATCTTGGTCAACTACCTTTGGAACCGGCCGGAAGAAATTCCGGTTGTGGAAAAGGCGATACAGGATATGATCGAAGACCCTATGGGGGATCAGATCCGGGATATCCAAGGACGGGCTTATGGATACTTCGACGAATTTTCCAAAGACAGCAATAAAAACAAAGCCTTAGTGCAGCTGCGTCGGAATCTATTGGGCTGCTATGACCAAGCAACGGCTTTGAAGGATAGCCTTCCCGATGATTCATCCGCGCTGACAGCCTTCAACAGTTTGATCGACACATTGGAAAATTTGAGCCGGGAGGCTTATAACTGCAACTCGTGCCTTACAATTGGACGATGTTGATCTAAAGACGGTATCGGAAGCCCTCGGCCATGCGAAAGCTTCTACGACACTTAACATGTACGTCCATTTGGAAGACAAAAAGAAGCAGGAAATGGCGAGAAAATTTAACCGCATGTCCAGTAGAAAAAGGTAAGGTTTTTACTGGATAAGAAACATCATAAGCAAAAGAAATATGGTGAGGGATAAGCAATATATATTGTGGTATCGGTATACCCATTTAGTCGCAATGGAAAGAAAGGAGGAAAAATGAAGGATCAGACAAAATGCTTGCAGAGAAAATCAAAAAGAGAGAAAGTGATTGGATAATAAACCAGGGAATAAAAGGAAAAAGCTCATGAAACTTAGGTTTCATGAGCTTTTTTGGTTGCGGGGGGCGGATTTGAACCACCGACCTTCGGGTTATGAGCCCGACGAGCTACCGGACTGCTCCACCCCGCGATATCAGCACTCTTAACGAAGAGTGCTTTATTATTATACACAACCCATTGATAAATTGCAAGTGTTTTCTTAAAGAATTTTCAAGATAACTTTTTTTCAGCTTTTTTATTCCTCTGAGGTATGGTACTGAGGAGATACGAAAAAATCAGTCCCGCTATCATCAGAAGCAGAGAAATTATAGTTGTCATATTTCCTTCAAAGGGAGGCACAATGGCCAAAACCGATCCTGCTAAAAGGCCAAAGACAATGTAACTCATAATACCATAGGCCCTTTGATACAAATAGGAAACCAACTTGGCAAACAATAAAATAGATACTACCAATCCTAATGCAATAGGCAGCATAGACAAGATATCAAAAGAAGTCAAAATATGGAGAAGCGTTTCATAAGCGCCCAACGCCATCAAAATAAAAGACGCGCTAATTCCTGGAATAATAGTTCCAAATCCAATGATGGCTCCGCTCAGAAACAACATGATAAAAGATTCATTCATCGGTCCGGATGACACTGGATTGATCTGGTTAAGAATTGCCAGTACCGCGGTTACAATAAAAGCTACACCTGCCCATATCAAATAGGACTTGCGAAACCCTCTGTCATTGGCTTGGCGTACCACTGCTGGAAAGGTTCCGATCATGAGTCCAATAAAGAGACAGCGGATCTGTGTATTATAATTTTCAAAAAGGTACTGGATGACATTACTAAATAAAAGGACTCCCAGTGCACCTCCCACAATCAGAGGCCATAAAAATTTTATTTTCTCTTTGAAATTTCGATAAAAATGGGCGACTGCGTCTGTGAGTTTATCGTAGATCCCAAAGATAACGGCAATAGAACCTCCACTGACGCCGGGGGCAATGGATCCGATGCCGATCAAAAAGCCTTTCGCAATATTTTGGATTGTCTTCATGCCTGTAAATTCTCCTTCACGTCGTTACTCTGAGAGGATTATAACATAAATGATTGCCGAATCTATGGGGGAAAAGGTTTGTTTTCAGAAATTTAAAAATGAAATTTTTTTGTATATAGATACCTGTTACATATAAATCCTGATGTTTTTCTAGTTTCGACATTTTCTTCAGGCGTATTTTTCACAATTTGCGCCACAAAAAATATTATTATTCGACAAAAATTATACTATTTTTCAAAAATATAGTGTGATTTATCCTCACACCGTGTATACTATATTTAGCATTAGGAATCTATCGCTTTCAATTTTATATGCGGGAGATTGATACAATGAAAATTCTTGCCCATCTCTTCGAAGATTTTCCTCCCTGGAATGAGCAATCTTTGACCGATCATTGTCGATCGGTTGCCAAGCTTGCCAGCGTTTCATTGGAATCCATCGGATTGAGCCAGCTGGGGTATCTCTGCGGTCTGGTTCACGATATGGGAAAAGCTTCCCCTGATTTCCAAACCTATATCCGTTCTGAGGATTCTTCCCTACGAGGAAAAATTAATCACAGCACGGCCGGCGCAAGGTATATCTGGGAGCGTTGGGGACAGCATCCCGGTCCCACTCAACTGGCTGCTCAGATCGCTGTCATCTCCATTTTATCCCACCACGGCCATCGGATCGACGTCCTGAGCCCTAACGGGGAATTTGTGATGAAGAAACGCCTTTTTCCTCACAAAGATATCGCATACGAGAAAACCCGTGATCTTTTTCTCAGCCAGTGCATCCCCGCTTCCGAGATCGAACAGGCTGTAACGCAGGCGTCTTATGAGCTTACCTTACTGTGTGACAAAATAAAATCGTGTGTCTTGGGACATTCTCCCAAAGACAACCTCTTCTATCAGAGCCTTCCTGCAAAAGAAAAGGCCGATGAAGAAAACTACTATATTCACCAGTCTCTCCGGTACTTTTTAGGCCTCATCAGTCGCCTTGCCTTCAGCGCCTTGGTGGATGCTGATTGGGAGGACACGGGAGCTTTTGGGGAACATCGATGTCCTCAACCGGTTTGGGAATCGGTCCCTTGGGATTTCCTTCAGTCCCATCTGGAGGACAGGCTGTCGGCTCTCCCCCAAAAGGGACGTCTTACTCCCTATCGCCGCCAGATTTCCGATCTCTGTTTGTCCGCCGCCCAGCGTGGTCCGGGGATCTATCGCCTCAGCGCCCCTACCGGCGGCGGCAAGACCTTCGCCTCACTTCGGTACGGTATCGCCTGCTGCAAAAATCAACATGCGCCCCATCTCTTTTACATCGCCCCCTTCCGCTCCATTCTCAGCCAGAACGCCGGGAGCATTCAGAGTGTTCTCCCCCACGAATACAGGGATTCTCAATCGTCCCCCCATCCCTGCGTTTTGGAGCATCATTCCGATGTGACGGTGGATTCCAACACCCAAGAGGGTGAAGCAATGATCCGTCACATGCAGAGGTGGGACCGTTGTCCGGTGGTATTGACCACCACTGTCCAGCTGCTCAACACCTTATTTGCTGCACCGCGCCAAAACGTCCGGCGAATGGCGTCTTTAGTCGGATCGGTCTTGATCTTCGATGAGGTGCAATCCATCCCTGCAAAAATGCAATACCTTTTTAATATGGCCCTCAATTTTTTAGCGGATGTTTGTGGCTGTACCATTTTATTGTGCACCGCCACTCAGCCTGAGTCTCAGCACCTGGCCTTTCCGCTATGGCCTATGCCGCAGCCTGATTTAGTCCCTTTTTCAGTCGATCGAAACGAAGCGTTCCGCCGGACTAGAGTCCTTAATATGGTCTCCTCTCCGGGCTACAGCTGCAAAGAAATTGCCCAACTCACTTTAGAAAAGCTGAGAGACGCTCCTCATATCCTCGTTGTGCTCAACACAAAGCTGGCTGTGAGGAATTTGTACCAGGCGCTTCGGGAAGCGGCTCCTGACTGTCAGCTTTTCCATCTCAGCACCTCACAGTGCTCCTCTCACAGGGAACACTGCATCCGGGAAATCCGGGATGCCCTTCCAGATCCGCAAAAGCCACTGATTTGCGTCAGCACTCCGCTCATCGAAGCCGGCGTGGATTTGTCCTTCGACTGCGTCATCCGCAGCTTGGCCGGGCTGGACAGCATTGCTCAGGCCGCCGGACGGTGCAACCGTCACGGGGAAAGCGATATCCGGGACGTCTTATTGATTCAATGCCGGGAGGAAAGCCTCAATCGTCTGCCCGACATCCGCTGGGGACAGGAGGCTACTCTCGCAGTTCTCGACAGCCATCCCGCCGATCTCCTCTCCCCGGAAGCCATCCAAATGTATTACCACCGTTATTTCCTCACCGAACAGATGAAGAATACCATGGGGTATCCTCTTCCAAGCGCCTCTTCTGAGAGCCAGACTTTATTCGATCTCCTGGGATACAATTCCTATGGCCTGGAGGCATGCCGAGAAGAAAACGGCGGCATACCGTCCCTGCCCCTTTGGCAGGCCTTTGAAACTGCGGAAACTGCTTTTGAAGCCATTGAAGGCGGCGGACACACGGTGCTTGTCCCTTATGGAAAAGGGGAAGAGCTCATTGAGAAACTGGCGTCCAATCCGCCTATCTATGAAATAGGACGCATTTTGAGAGAAGCACAGCCTTTTTGCGTCACACTGTTTGAACACGAATACAAGTCCCTCTGTGAAAAACAGGGGCTTTATCCCCTGGCAGGCGGTTCCATCTACGCATTGCAGCCTTGTTTCTACGACGACGCCATAGGCGTTTGCTTGGAGCCCTGCTCCTCTCCCCTGCTTTTTGTGTGAAGATCGCTCTGACAGATACAAAAATAGAAAGGAGACATGTCTTTATGGAACATCCAAACACCGTCACTTTCCGGGTCACTGGACGGTTCGCTCTGTTTAGCGATCCCATCACCCGGGTGGGCGGTG
This genomic window contains:
- a CDS encoding DUF368 domain-containing protein gives rise to the protein MKTIQNIAKGFLIGIGSIAPGVSGGSIAVIFGIYDKLTDAVAHFYRNFKEKIKFLWPLIVGGALGVLLFSNVIQYLFENYNTQIRCLFIGLMIGTFPAVVRQANDRGFRKSYLIWAGVAFIVTAVLAILNQINPVSSGPMNESFIMLFLSGAIIGFGTIIPGISASFILMALGAYETLLHILTSFDILSMLPIALGLVVSILLFAKLVSYLYQRAYGIMSYIVFGLLAGSVLAIVPPFEGNMTTIISLLLMIAGLIFSYLLSTIPQRNKKAEKKLS
- the ligD gene encoding non-homologous end-joining DNA ligase is translated as MESLFDRKNLHPMLIAENTAPFDHPGYLYEVKWDGERCIAYLDPKGKTTELRNKRNMILNPKVPELWQLHRQVKKKCILDGELLVLVDGKPNFYEIQRRSLMGNRFRLELAAKKHPATFVAFDCLWADGQDLMFQPLMERKRILKQAVKENERIAVSRYFEGKGAALYELAKQQQLEGIVAKRKESIYIQGKRTKDWVKIKNLQDEDFVVCGYIQKDNHMTSLVLGQYAETGGLVYKGHVTLGVGGAPFHKILEQPQASGPPLEVPQGHGNEDAVWIGPSMVCTVSYMEKTANGGMRQPVFKGLREDKTTEECIETR
- a CDS encoding DNA polymerase III subunit beta, which translates into the protein MIVQINRELLHQAAKVAATAAVVNRDMPEISGILMEADEDIGEIQLTGTNIRTFIRKRLQGKDVHIEKGGRIVLKARLFVEMLARLDGEVVSFKQYGPEVWISSGSATYTVVSMSPDAFPKFDVPFPEETVSITGIHNLLRRVLYAASCQDNQPTLQGISIDLQKESSRASAADGYRMAAGYSPHCSDGELHVVLHNKAVQTLLRIAPKNDPLYVGVVNRYAVFFNREILFATMLLNEPPVPINAVLSHIKPSAYALVDAKNFFSAYYVIANSFRATDDLCVNLKVLEATAFIGAETGSGKVQAKVKAEKAKPTSLEGSNYSPRLLVDFLQRASGPLELIFDETGFLILKANQSFCAVPPRGPARTQAPEKKNGKQGKRKGKKEDIAA
- the cas3 gene encoding CRISPR-associated helicase Cas3', which encodes MKILAHLFEDFPPWNEQSLTDHCRSVAKLASVSLESIGLSQLGYLCGLVHDMGKASPDFQTYIRSEDSSLRGKINHSTAGARYIWERWGQHPGPTQLAAQIAVISILSHHGHRIDVLSPNGEFVMKKRLFPHKDIAYEKTRDLFLSQCIPASEIEQAVTQASYELTLLCDKIKSCVLGHSPKDNLFYQSLPAKEKADEENYYIHQSLRYFLGLISRLAFSALVDADWEDTGAFGEHRCPQPVWESVPWDFLQSHLEDRLSALPQKGRLTPYRRQISDLCLSAAQRGPGIYRLSAPTGGGKTFASLRYGIACCKNQHAPHLFYIAPFRSILSQNAGSIQSVLPHEYRDSQSSPHPCVLEHHSDVTVDSNTQEGEAMIRHMQRWDRCPVVLTTTVQLLNTLFAAPRQNVRRMASLVGSVLIFDEVQSIPAKMQYLFNMALNFLADVCGCTILLCTATQPESQHLAFPLWPMPQPDLVPFSVDRNEAFRRTRVLNMVSSPGYSCKEIAQLTLEKLRDAPHILVVLNTKLAVRNLYQALREAAPDCQLFHLSTSQCSSHREHCIREIRDALPDPQKPLICVSTPLIEAGVDLSFDCVIRSLAGLDSIAQAAGRCNRHGESDIRDVLLIQCREESLNRLPDIRWGQEATLAVLDSHPADLLSPEAIQMYYHRYFLTEQMKNTMGYPLPSASSESQTLFDLLGYNSYGLEACREENGGIPSLPLWQAFETAETAFEAIEGGGHTVLVPYGKGEELIEKLASNPPIYEIGRILREAQPFCVTLFEHEYKSLCEKQGLYPLAGGSIYALQPCFYDDAIGVCLEPCSSPLLFV
- a CDS encoding AAA family ATPase; this translates as MLRDKMIAIMEYVNSQEAEREELVHAIALALLTRKNLFVLGDTGQSKSHAVTLFCRQIEDAKMFLTVMSKQTDQEQLFGRLDLSSLIPGNVSQRTLDRDLGLCPA
- a CDS encoding Ku protein, yielding MIFVWTINKVCASCGKEVGSQDIVKGFEFEPGRYVTMTDEDFEKAKTPKDRTIQILHFADIHEICPIYYDKTYHAVPEAGGDKTYELLRKAMLEEGKVAIAKSVIGQSEKLLCLIPTEQGILVETLFFHDEVKAMPKEPAHPKLPEAELTMAKALVKGMSQAFDPTLYHDQYQVRLREIIEAKINGKEITEAPGQQPSNVINIMDALEASLKQMGDKGKTPSKRGPGRKKTAKAGNAS
- a CDS encoding AAA family ATPase — encoded protein: MAVPSITIGKIPETHICFLDELFKANEGLLDSLLMALNERQYVNEGVVMSIPVVSFFSASNEIPNFNNPEERILKALYDRFDLKVHTHYVQNKTKRIEVLHKKQDTSPQKPFDETITMQELVFMQDEVRQVTISKSINELWDNILCELRKKEIHVSDRTYFNYSELVKAEAWLQGRDQVLPEDMSILVNYLWNRPEEIPVVEKAIQDMIEDPMGDQIRDIQGRAYGYFDEFSKDSNKNKALVQLRRNLLGCYDQATALKDSLPDDSSALTAFNSLIDTLENLSREAYNCNSCLTIGRC